One Spodoptera frugiperda isolate SF20-4 chromosome 30, AGI-APGP_CSIRO_Sfru_2.0, whole genome shotgun sequence genomic window carries:
- the LOC118269791 gene encoding DNA-directed RNA polymerase I subunit RPA12 — protein MAETGPFSSSTAFCARCGSILPLLQEFGSVKCYACKASFDAENFSDLKFNYTIHFNTVSVVTNENILNMDGPEGPVVERRCPKCGNDRMSYATLQLRSADEGQTVFYTCISCKYKETENS, from the exons ATGGCAGAAACTGGCCCCTTTTCCAGCAGTACTGCTTTCTGTGCGCGATGTGGCTCCATATTACCTTTGCTGCAAGAATTCGGCTCTGTCAAATGTTACGCTTGCAAAGCCTCATTTGATGCTGAGA ATTTCAGCGATTTAAAATTCAACTACACAATTCACTTCAACACGGTATCAGTGGTGACAAATGAAAATATACTGAATATGGATGGTCCGGAAGGTCCCGTTGTGGAACGGAGGTGTCCGAAGTGTGGTAACGATAGAATGTCCTATGCTACGTTACAACTGCGGTCAGCTGATGAAGGACAAACTGTGTTCTACACTTGTATATCTTGCAA GTACAAGGAGACAGAAAattcatga
- the LOC118269901 gene encoding chromobox protein homolog 1-like, which produces MDESMESLTQPDLGYPPAAQPMETAPASMAPSSGPQAGRHEEFSVEKVLDRRMKNGKVEYLLKWKGYSDDDNTWEPEDNLDCPELISAYEEARTKREKEAAAAASAAAAAAAAAAAAAAAATATPDPIEENLASRKRSRRADKKKKNEVIQEIEKPRGLARGLMPEKILAGQLFHGTLFFLVKWHGCTDFDVVPGHDLGEAYPEFVISYYEACAPFSVRHKVGKIMRIAPELPSEVTSTTEPMDVPAEIAAIPTETAQETSQSLPTEGASQPLEVPVN; this is translated from the exons ATGGATGAATCAATGGAATCTCTGACTCAGCCTGATCTGGGTTACCCTCCAGCTGCTCAGCCGATGGAAACTGCACCAGCAAGCATGGCTCCATCATCAGGTCCTCAAGCCGGCAGACATGAGGAGTTCTCTGTTGAGAAGGTTCTGGACCGCAGGATGAAGAACGGCAAAGTTGAATACTTGCTTAAGTGGAAGGGTTATTCTGA TGATGACAATACTTGGGAACCAGAAGACAATCTAGATTGTCCTGAGCTCATATCTGCATATGAAGAAGCTCGTACGAAGAGGGAGAAGGAAGCTGCCGCGGCCGCCTCTGCTGCTGCAGCtgcagccgccgccgccgccgctgccgcagCTGCCGCCACTGCTACTCCAGACCCCATAGAAGAGAACTTGGCTAGCCGTAAGAGGAGTAGGAGAGCTGACAAGAAGAAAAAGAATGAG GTGATACAAGAGATTGAGAAGCCGCGTGGGTTAGCGCGCGGCCTAATGCCTGAGAAGATTCTAGCTGGTCAACTGTTCCACGGAACTTTGTTCTTTTTGGTCAAATG GCACGGATGTACAGATTTCGATGTGGTACCAGGCCACGATTTGGGTGAAGCCTACCCAGAGTTTGTTATCAGCTACTACGAGGCGTGTGCACCGTTTAGCGTGAGACATAAAGTGGGAAAGATTATGAGAATAGCACCAGAG TTGCCTTCGGAAGTGACTTCAACAACAGAGCCAATGGATGTGCCCGCAGAAATAGCAGCTATACCGACAGAGA ccgCTCAAGAAACTTCCCAAAGCCTACCAACAGAGGGCGCGTCTCAGCCTTTAGAAGTTCCAGTCAACTGA